A portion of the Rhodococcus pseudokoreensis genome contains these proteins:
- a CDS encoding DUF1206 domain-containing protein encodes MAQHETNKAGGMSRAVDKATDSTTFERVARAGHVMSGFVHLLIAYIIVQLAFGSGGNADQSGALGTLASKPGGRFALWVATIAFIAMALWRLAETVLGPHATEKSGDNDDTSLLDRAKAFGLAVVYFAFAFSSYQFASGGGKSSGQQNAGMSARLMESGAGKTLLVIVGLVAVAIGGYHIYKGAAKNFLDDLKGTPSKFVEPLGVVGYVAKGLVIAGAGVLVIVAVFNSDPSKATGIDGAVKTLGSAPFGQFLLVLAALGIAAYGLYSFVMARYARM; translated from the coding sequence ATGGCCCAGCACGAAACGAACAAAGCCGGTGGGATGAGCCGTGCCGTGGACAAGGCAACCGACAGCACCACTTTCGAACGGGTGGCGCGGGCGGGCCACGTGATGAGCGGCTTCGTGCACCTGCTGATCGCGTACATCATCGTTCAGCTGGCGTTCGGGAGCGGTGGCAACGCCGACCAGTCCGGGGCGCTGGGCACGCTGGCCTCCAAACCCGGCGGCCGGTTCGCATTGTGGGTGGCGACGATCGCGTTCATCGCCATGGCGCTGTGGCGGCTCGCCGAAACGGTCCTCGGCCCCCACGCCACCGAGAAGTCCGGCGACAACGACGACACGTCGCTGCTGGACCGCGCGAAGGCCTTCGGCCTGGCAGTCGTCTACTTCGCGTTCGCCTTCTCGTCGTACCAGTTCGCGAGCGGCGGCGGGAAGTCGAGCGGCCAGCAGAACGCCGGAATGAGTGCGCGCCTCATGGAGTCCGGGGCAGGCAAGACCCTCCTCGTGATCGTGGGCCTCGTCGCCGTCGCGATCGGCGGCTACCACATCTACAAGGGGGCGGCGAAGAACTTCCTGGACGACCTGAAGGGCACCCCGTCGAAATTCGTCGAACCGCTCGGGGTCGTCGGCTACGTGGCCAAGGGCCTCGTCATCGCCGGCGCGGGTGTGCTGGTGATCGTCGCGGTCTTCAACTCCGACCCGTCCAAGGCGACTGGCATCGACGGCGCTGTGAAGACCCTCGGCTCGGCACCGTTCGGGCAGTTCCTGCTGGTCCTCGCCGCGCTGGGGATCGCCGCGTACGGGCTGTACAGCTTCGTGATGGCGCGCTACGCCAGGATGTAG
- a CDS encoding aminotransferase class I/II-fold pyridoxal phosphate-dependent enzyme produces the protein MTNQTQIGLMSHEELLSEHERQTASYAQLKTEKLTLDLTRGKPSPEQLDLSAALLTLPGDGDFRDGNGTDTRNYGGLTGLPELRAIFGELLGIPVENLLAGNNASLEIMHDNVVFALLHGTPDSPRPWAQEEKVKFLCPAPGYDRHFGITETYGIEMIPVPMRPDGPDVGVISDLVANDPQIKGLWAVPNYSNPTGAVYSEEVTRALASMPAAAPDFRLFWDNAYAVHPVIGETAPSLDILGMAAEAGHPNRPLVFASTSKITFAGAGVSFFGSSAANLAWYQKFLGKKSIGPDKLNQLRHLRFFGDADGVRAHMEKHREILAPKFALVLKILEDRLGASKVASWTEPKGGYFISLDVVEGTAKRVIALAKDAGIALTAAGSAFPYGIDPEDKNIRLAPSFPSMDDLDKSMNGVATCVLLAATESRLGLPKS, from the coding sequence ATGACCAACCAGACCCAGATCGGGTTGATGAGCCATGAGGAACTACTTTCGGAGCATGAGCGCCAGACTGCGAGCTACGCGCAGCTGAAGACGGAGAAGCTCACGCTCGACCTCACCCGCGGTAAGCCCTCGCCCGAGCAGCTGGATCTGTCGGCGGCGCTGCTGACGCTGCCCGGTGACGGCGACTTCCGCGACGGCAACGGCACCGACACCCGCAACTACGGCGGGCTCACCGGTCTGCCGGAACTACGGGCGATCTTCGGTGAACTGCTCGGCATCCCCGTCGAGAACTTGCTCGCCGGCAACAACGCCAGCCTCGAGATCATGCACGACAACGTCGTGTTCGCCCTGCTGCACGGCACGCCCGACTCCCCGCGCCCCTGGGCGCAGGAGGAGAAGGTCAAGTTCCTGTGCCCGGCCCCCGGCTACGACCGGCACTTCGGCATCACCGAGACCTACGGCATCGAGATGATCCCGGTGCCGATGCGCCCGGACGGCCCCGACGTCGGCGTCATCTCCGACCTCGTCGCGAACGATCCGCAGATCAAGGGTCTGTGGGCCGTTCCCAACTACTCCAACCCCACGGGCGCGGTGTACTCGGAAGAGGTCACGCGGGCGCTGGCGTCGATGCCGGCCGCCGCCCCCGACTTCCGGCTGTTCTGGGACAACGCCTACGCGGTGCACCCGGTGATCGGCGAGACGGCGCCGTCCCTGGACATCCTGGGGATGGCCGCGGAGGCGGGTCACCCGAACCGGCCGCTCGTGTTCGCGTCGACGTCGAAGATCACGTTCGCCGGTGCGGGCGTCAGCTTCTTCGGTTCCTCGGCCGCGAACCTGGCCTGGTACCAGAAGTTCCTCGGCAAGAAGAGCATCGGACCGGACAAGCTGAACCAGCTGCGTCACCTGCGGTTCTTCGGTGACGCCGATGGGGTCCGCGCCCACATGGAGAAGCACCGCGAGATCCTGGCGCCCAAGTTCGCGCTCGTCCTGAAGATCCTCGAGGACCGTCTCGGGGCGTCGAAGGTGGCGTCGTGGACGGAGCCGAAGGGCGGTTACTTCATCAGCCTGGACGTGGTCGAGGGCACCGCGAAGCGCGTCATCGCCCTGGCGAAGGACGCGGGGATCGCGCTCACCGCCGCCGGATCGGCGTTCCCGTACGGAATCGACCCGGAGGACAAGAACATCCGGCTCGCGCCGAGCTTCCCGTCGATGGACGATCTGGACAAGTCGATGAACGGTGTCGCGACGTGCGTGCTGCTCGCGGCCACCGAATCGCGCCTGGGCCTGCCGAAGTCCTAG
- a CDS encoding DUF3558 family protein — translation MKLRRTAHVAALAVAVAALSACGGSSEDAATPDAVSWDAAEPCSLADDATLAPLLTAGAGEGTATDSPERRACTWGTPESLNTVTVTTTSAPEPVDPLRTIDVGGLEGRALAESKYQCILEVTTDAGTLSIETKFGLDATANPDTSCDRSVPLAEHALGELKWT, via the coding sequence ATGAAACTCAGAAGGACAGCACACGTGGCGGCCCTCGCCGTCGCCGTCGCAGCACTCTCGGCGTGCGGCGGGAGCAGCGAAGACGCGGCCACGCCCGACGCGGTCAGCTGGGACGCGGCCGAGCCGTGCTCGCTCGCGGACGATGCGACGCTCGCACCCCTCCTGACGGCAGGCGCCGGCGAGGGCACCGCCACCGACAGTCCGGAACGTCGCGCGTGCACGTGGGGCACACCCGAGTCGCTGAACACCGTGACCGTCACCACCACGAGCGCGCCGGAACCGGTCGACCCGCTGCGCACGATCGACGTCGGCGGACTCGAGGGCCGGGCGCTCGCCGAGAGCAAGTACCAGTGCATCCTCGAGGTCACCACCGACGCGGGTACCCTGTCGATCGAGACGAAATTCGGTCTGGACGCGACCGCGAACCCGGACACGTCCTGCGACCGTTCCGTGCCGCTCGCCGAGCACGCCCTCGGCGAGCTGAAGTGGACGTAG
- a CDS encoding alpha/beta hydrolase: MAIRRTRALIVGLVAVLASGLVSVLAGTGIAHADSALISVYSPSMDKDIPVKVLKAAGGGPAPTLYLLDGLRAPDDNNGWLIETDVENFFAGKHVNVVIPFGGGGTFYSDWLRDDPKLGRVKWETFLTNELPPVMASQFGSDGVNNAVAGLSMSGTSALNLAIHRPDFYKAVASYSGYPTASSPGFAQGIQVSVAQMGGNAQNMWGFWPSAAWIRNDPLLNVGALRGKSVYISSGAGSAAGDPTVDPDSKSFDPVKFSQTVPLETASGLSSRSFVPAAKAAGANVQTHIADEGLHTWPYWQDRLHESWASTLAPALGTS, translated from the coding sequence ATGGCGATACGTCGCACCCGCGCGCTGATCGTGGGACTGGTCGCAGTGTTGGCATCGGGCCTCGTGTCCGTACTGGCCGGAACCGGCATCGCGCATGCCGACTCGGCCCTGATCTCGGTGTACTCACCGTCGATGGACAAGGACATTCCCGTCAAGGTGCTCAAGGCTGCCGGCGGCGGTCCCGCGCCGACGCTGTACCTGCTCGACGGCCTGCGCGCGCCGGACGACAACAACGGCTGGCTGATCGAGACCGACGTGGAGAACTTCTTCGCCGGCAAGCACGTCAACGTGGTCATCCCGTTCGGCGGTGGCGGCACCTTCTACTCCGACTGGCTGCGCGACGACCCGAAGCTGGGCCGCGTCAAGTGGGAGACCTTCCTGACCAACGAACTGCCCCCGGTGATGGCTTCGCAGTTCGGCAGCGACGGCGTGAACAACGCGGTCGCGGGCCTGTCGATGAGCGGCACCTCCGCGTTGAACCTCGCCATTCACCGCCCCGACTTCTACAAGGCTGTCGCGTCCTACAGCGGGTACCCGACGGCCAGCTCGCCCGGCTTCGCGCAGGGCATCCAGGTCTCGGTCGCCCAGATGGGCGGCAACGCGCAGAACATGTGGGGCTTCTGGCCCTCGGCAGCCTGGATCCGCAACGATCCGCTGCTCAACGTCGGCGCACTGCGCGGCAAGTCTGTCTACATCTCGTCCGGTGCGGGTTCGGCGGCAGGCGATCCCACGGTCGACCCGGACAGCAAGTCGTTCGACCCGGTGAAGTTCTCGCAGACGGTTCCCCTCGAGACCGCTTCCGGCCTGAGCAGTAGGTCGTTCGTCCCCGCGGCGAAGGCCGCCGGCGCCAACGTGCAGACGCACATCGCCGACGAGGGCCTCCACACGTGGCCCTACTGGCAGGACCGGCTGCACGAATCCTGGGCCAGCACCCTCGCGCCCGCGCTCGGCACGTCCTAG
- a CDS encoding YoaK family protein, giving the protein MCDVPIDDSRQMLVLAVVLSALAGYVDALGFITLGGFFVAFMSGNLTRFSVGFADGAWAHALTAAAVIGTFVLGCVLGAVVVHLSDRRRLPVRTTVLAVVSGLLIAGAVAATVGASTVAVGAMLLAMGAENSFFQKDGEVTIGLTYMTGALVKMGHRLGAALFGGPRWAWLRHFALWAGLVAGAVTGALAHHWIGLDALWFAAALSAVLTVTVHLRIDRVTRRPQLS; this is encoded by the coding sequence ATGTGTGATGTGCCGATCGACGACAGCAGGCAGATGCTCGTGCTGGCGGTGGTGCTGTCCGCGCTCGCCGGCTACGTCGACGCGCTCGGATTCATCACGCTCGGCGGGTTCTTCGTCGCGTTCATGAGCGGCAATCTCACCCGGTTCAGTGTCGGGTTCGCGGACGGGGCGTGGGCGCATGCACTGACGGCCGCCGCGGTGATCGGCACGTTCGTCCTCGGCTGCGTCCTGGGCGCCGTGGTCGTGCACCTGTCGGATCGCAGGCGGCTTCCCGTCCGGACGACGGTGCTCGCCGTCGTGTCCGGGCTGCTGATCGCAGGCGCCGTCGCCGCGACCGTCGGGGCGAGCACCGTGGCCGTCGGCGCGATGCTGCTCGCCATGGGCGCCGAGAACTCCTTCTTCCAGAAGGACGGCGAGGTCACCATCGGCCTCACCTACATGACGGGCGCCCTCGTGAAGATGGGCCACCGGCTGGGGGCGGCGCTGTTCGGCGGGCCGCGGTGGGCGTGGCTACGACATTTCGCGCTGTGGGCGGGCCTGGTGGCGGGAGCGGTGACGGGCGCTCTCGCGCACCACTGGATCGGGCTGGACGCCCTGTGGTTCGCCGCCGCGCTGTCGGCGGTGCTGACCGTCACCGTCCACCTGAGGATCGACCGCGTTACTCGCCGCCCGCAGTTGTCGTGA
- a CDS encoding helix-turn-helix domain-containing protein, with translation MGWYTPTSPSPDLAGTLVCGWSARTQGEHLLVPDACMDILWIRGAGIRVCGPETTAWSFTLPPGTESVGVRFRPGAASHLLRTSAAEVRNIRVGLGDVLGSTWERTLTDRLDNASGYAERIALFENAVRAWRNRGPEADPLIGTVRQALARQSWNVGALADAASVTERQLQRRCNDAFGYGPATLRGILRLQRFMALAQSGTRTGLAELAATAGYSDQAHLSRECRRISSLTPSDLLAGEAPDWHGTDSVVDVGNVQARGRRTGEESAA, from the coding sequence ATGGGCTGGTACACGCCGACCTCGCCGTCACCCGACCTCGCCGGCACCCTGGTGTGCGGGTGGTCCGCGCGCACGCAGGGCGAGCATCTGCTGGTGCCGGACGCCTGCATGGACATCCTCTGGATCCGGGGTGCAGGGATCCGGGTGTGCGGTCCCGAGACCACGGCGTGGTCGTTCACCCTGCCGCCGGGCACCGAATCCGTCGGCGTCCGTTTCCGTCCCGGCGCCGCCTCGCATCTGCTGCGGACGTCGGCGGCCGAGGTCCGCAACATCCGGGTCGGCCTCGGCGACGTACTCGGGTCCACCTGGGAACGGACGCTGACCGACCGGCTCGACAACGCGTCCGGCTACGCGGAACGAATCGCCCTGTTCGAGAACGCCGTGCGCGCGTGGCGGAACCGCGGACCGGAGGCCGACCCGCTGATCGGCACCGTGCGGCAGGCCCTGGCCCGGCAGTCGTGGAACGTCGGTGCGCTCGCCGACGCCGCCTCGGTTACGGAACGGCAACTGCAGCGGCGGTGCAACGACGCGTTCGGATACGGTCCCGCGACGCTCCGCGGAATCCTGCGGCTGCAACGGTTCATGGCGCTGGCGCAATCGGGGACGCGGACCGGGCTCGCCGAGTTGGCCGCCACCGCCGGCTACAGCGATCAGGCGCACCTGTCGCGGGAATGCCGGCGGATCTCCTCGCTCACCCCGTCCGACCTGCTCGCCGGCGAGGCGCCCGACTGGCACGGGACGGATTCCGTCGTCGATGTCGGAAATGTTCAAGCCCGCGGGCGCCGGACGGGAGAAGAATCGGCAGCATGA
- a CDS encoding TIGR03086 family metal-binding protein, which produces MTSTTETPAAHYRDLAAKFTKRVESVPAARWDDASPCDGWTARDVVRHVIDTQRYIVTVVDLELPEPPSVDDDPVAAWAATRDGMQEILDDPAKAGLEYDGHFGRTELGKTVDSFYCFDLVVHGWDLARATGLDETIPADDLAWVGGVAEQLGDNIRTAGVCGPAVDVPADSDEQTRVLAFLGRKA; this is translated from the coding sequence ATGACCTCGACAACCGAAACCCCCGCAGCCCATTACCGCGACCTCGCCGCGAAGTTCACGAAGCGCGTCGAATCCGTGCCCGCCGCACGCTGGGACGACGCGTCCCCGTGCGACGGCTGGACGGCCCGCGACGTCGTGCGGCACGTGATCGACACGCAGCGCTACATCGTCACCGTCGTCGATCTGGAACTGCCGGAACCGCCGTCCGTCGACGACGACCCGGTTGCCGCCTGGGCGGCGACGCGCGACGGCATGCAGGAGATCCTCGACGATCCGGCCAAGGCGGGCCTCGAGTACGACGGGCACTTCGGCCGCACCGAACTCGGCAAGACCGTCGACAGCTTCTACTGCTTCGACCTGGTGGTGCACGGCTGGGACCTCGCGCGGGCCACCGGCCTCGACGAGACCATCCCCGCCGACGACCTGGCCTGGGTGGGTGGCGTGGCTGAGCAGCTGGGCGACAACATCCGCACGGCCGGTGTGTGCGGCCCGGCCGTGGACGTCCCCGCGGATTCCGACGAGCAGACCCGGGTCCTGGCCTTCCTCGGCCGCAAGGCCTGA
- a CDS encoding metallophosphoesterase, protein MSVPGRIAALTAVSLAAALLGGDVVAVADPEPRGASGLPARGLVTSAPLTSALMFAGTTGEATPSQRVPGAESDGMSATGHRFGEYPYMRYEVRFGPDTAGSDVTWHGRSVNLDDLAMHVWDEQTQSWGEPVATAQPSEPGGPVSLTTRIEGEDAAQILVIDSPRRDRSFRDANATADQQFADPDTYDFALQHITDTQYVSRDRPEVYFDMTRWTADNAAERKIAYAMHTGDLVQSWIRPGAPESRARPEFEVADRAMATLEDAGIPYGVLPGNHDNLWNVGGRLIPGEHEKNHALYNEFFGPWRFRDQPYWGESVTDTDNSAHYDLLDIAGAKFLMLYIGYNPPEHVLQWAEDVLAAHPDRNVVIGSHYYLDEDGSLRMSGFGDIGTSAGQQIWNRLVVPFDTVFLVLAGHVDGQTTVTDRKVGDTDRKVVELLADYQYFTVNGLRETGFQRLLQFDVDGGTLAVTTHSPTLDSFRVEDFDPQRRYVPGDGDFVTDVELRADLPRAVIPAP, encoded by the coding sequence ATGAGCGTGCCGGGCAGGATTGCCGCGCTGACGGCGGTGTCGCTGGCCGCTGCGCTGCTCGGCGGTGACGTGGTCGCGGTGGCCGATCCCGAACCCCGGGGTGCGTCCGGTCTGCCCGCCCGCGGCCTGGTCACGTCGGCGCCGCTCACGTCGGCGCTGATGTTCGCCGGGACCACCGGCGAGGCCACACCGTCGCAGCGGGTTCCGGGTGCGGAGTCGGACGGGATGTCGGCCACCGGTCACCGCTTCGGCGAATACCCGTACATGCGGTACGAGGTCCGGTTCGGTCCGGACACCGCGGGCTCGGACGTGACGTGGCACGGACGTTCGGTGAATCTCGACGACCTCGCGATGCACGTGTGGGACGAGCAGACGCAGAGCTGGGGTGAGCCGGTCGCGACGGCGCAGCCGTCCGAGCCGGGCGGTCCGGTCTCTCTGACCACCCGGATCGAGGGCGAGGACGCCGCCCAGATCCTCGTCATCGACAGCCCGCGACGGGACCGGAGTTTCCGCGACGCCAACGCGACGGCCGATCAGCAGTTCGCCGACCCGGACACGTACGACTTCGCTTTGCAGCACATCACCGACACCCAGTACGTGTCCCGGGACCGGCCGGAGGTGTACTTCGACATGACCCGCTGGACCGCCGACAACGCCGCCGAACGCAAGATCGCGTATGCGATGCACACCGGCGACCTCGTCCAGAGCTGGATACGTCCCGGGGCGCCCGAGTCCCGTGCCCGCCCCGAGTTCGAGGTGGCGGACCGGGCGATGGCGACGCTCGAGGACGCCGGCATCCCGTACGGCGTCCTGCCCGGCAACCACGACAACCTGTGGAACGTCGGCGGACGGCTGATTCCCGGCGAGCACGAGAAGAACCACGCCCTCTACAACGAGTTCTTCGGGCCGTGGCGGTTCCGCGACCAGCCGTACTGGGGTGAATCCGTCACGGACACGGACAATTCGGCGCACTACGACCTGCTCGACATCGCCGGCGCGAAATTCCTGATGCTCTACATCGGCTACAACCCGCCCGAGCACGTCCTGCAGTGGGCGGAGGACGTACTCGCCGCCCACCCGGACCGCAACGTGGTGATCGGCAGCCACTACTACCTGGACGAGGACGGCTCGCTGCGGATGAGCGGGTTCGGCGACATCGGCACCAGTGCGGGACAGCAGATCTGGAACCGTCTCGTCGTCCCGTTCGACACGGTGTTCCTGGTCCTCGCGGGACACGTCGACGGGCAGACGACGGTCACCGACCGGAAGGTGGGCGACACCGACCGGAAGGTCGTGGAGTTGCTGGCCGACTACCAGTACTTCACGGTGAACGGTCTCCGCGAGACCGGGTTCCAGCGACTGCTGCAGTTCGACGTCGACGGCGGAACGCTCGCGGTCACGACGCACTCCCCCACCCTGGACAGCTTCCGGGTGGAGGACTTCGATCCGCAGCGCCGCTACGTGCCCGGCGACGGCGACTTCGTCACCGACGTGGAATTGCGGGCCGACCTGCCGCGCGCCGTCATCCCCGCGCCCTGA
- a CDS encoding TetR/AcrR family transcriptional regulator has translation MLDTVYMSGEVQPLRVRLIDCGRELLDEGGIDAVGLRAVARHAGVSHGAPRRYFPTHKALLAAIAASGFAELSAELRTAIASETDPVARLRQIAHRYLSFARTHRTLFELMFRHDLLEGSGEDLRQHSKPLFETVAALAADAGAADPHVVALNLWTQLHGVATLRATRSIEVIAGDIDTDGFVAQLIDLHLRARG, from the coding sequence ATGTTAGACACTGTCTACATGAGTGGTGAAGTGCAACCCCTGCGCGTGCGGCTGATCGACTGCGGCCGTGAACTCCTGGACGAAGGCGGCATCGACGCCGTCGGGCTGCGCGCCGTCGCCCGGCACGCGGGGGTCTCGCACGGTGCGCCGCGGCGGTACTTCCCGACGCACAAGGCGCTGCTCGCCGCGATCGCGGCATCGGGGTTCGCCGAGCTGTCCGCAGAACTCCGAACAGCGATTGCGTCCGAGACGGATCCGGTCGCGCGACTGCGGCAGATCGCCCACCGGTACCTCTCCTTCGCACGCACCCACCGCACCCTGTTCGAATTGATGTTCCGTCACGACCTGCTCGAGGGTTCGGGCGAGGACCTGCGGCAGCACTCGAAACCCCTGTTCGAGACGGTCGCCGCGCTCGCCGCAGACGCCGGCGCCGCGGACCCGCACGTGGTCGCGTTGAACCTGTGGACCCAGCTGCACGGGGTGGCGACCCTCCGCGCCACCCGCAGCATCGAGGTGATCGCCGGCGACATCGACACGGACGGTTTCGTCGCGCAGCTGATCGACCTACATCTCAGGGCGCGGGGATGA
- a CDS encoding lysophospholipid acyltransferase family protein: MWYWIFKFVLIGPVLRMFGRPTIRGAHHIPASGPVIVASNHLTVVDSFFLVLMVRRRITFVAKNEYFTEGGAKGRAKRWFFTAAGQVPIDRSGASAAESALNTARKILDDGKVWGIYPEGTRSPDGRLHKGKTGIARVALATGAPVVPIAMHGTRRVNPVGSRMWRFGKVTVTVGEPLDFSRFAELRDNRHVVRAATDELMHALMTLSGQEYVDDYALRRPA, from the coding sequence GTGTGGTACTGGATCTTCAAGTTTGTGCTGATCGGACCGGTGCTGCGGATGTTCGGGCGGCCCACGATCCGCGGCGCGCACCACATCCCGGCGTCGGGTCCGGTGATCGTGGCGAGCAACCATCTCACCGTCGTCGACTCGTTCTTTCTCGTCCTGATGGTGCGCAGGCGGATCACGTTCGTGGCCAAGAACGAGTACTTCACCGAGGGCGGTGCGAAGGGCAGGGCGAAGCGCTGGTTCTTCACCGCGGCCGGCCAGGTGCCGATCGACCGCTCCGGGGCCTCCGCCGCGGAATCCGCCCTGAACACCGCGCGGAAGATCCTGGACGACGGCAAGGTCTGGGGCATCTACCCCGAGGGCACCCGGTCGCCCGACGGCCGGCTCCACAAGGGCAAGACCGGCATCGCCCGGGTCGCGCTCGCCACGGGCGCCCCGGTCGTGCCGATCGCCATGCACGGCACCCGGCGGGTCAACCCCGTCGGATCGAGGATGTGGCGGTTCGGCAAGGTGACGGTGACCGTCGGTGAGCCGCTCGACTTCTCCCGATTCGCCGAACTGCGCGACAACCGGCACGTCGTCCGGGCCGCGACGGACGAACTGATGCACGCCCTCATGACGCTGTCGGGCCAGGAGTACGTGGACGACTACGCGCTCAGGCGTCCGGCGTAG
- a CDS encoding TetR/AcrR family transcriptional regulator: MAQNPERRAALVNAAIEVLAREGARGLTFRAVDVEAGVPKGTASNYFASRDDLFDQVGQRIHERMGPDPSVIEESVRKPQDLDLAIEYMQGLFGRITRDRTGYLALQELRLEAVRRPELRTTLTRTISGNLERDIEFHLGSGLPGDRSTVLMLYLAMNALIVEHLTLPGVLEGVDTERLIADLVTRAVATPDA, translated from the coding sequence ATGGCGCAGAATCCGGAACGGCGTGCGGCGCTCGTGAACGCGGCGATCGAGGTGCTCGCGCGAGAGGGTGCGCGCGGCCTCACGTTCCGTGCCGTCGACGTCGAGGCGGGCGTCCCCAAGGGGACGGCCTCCAACTACTTCGCCAGCCGCGACGACCTGTTCGACCAGGTCGGCCAGCGGATCCACGAGCGCATGGGTCCCGACCCCTCGGTGATCGAGGAAAGCGTCCGCAAGCCGCAGGATCTCGACCTCGCGATCGAGTACATGCAGGGACTGTTCGGCCGGATCACCCGCGACCGGACGGGCTACCTCGCGTTGCAGGAGTTGCGGCTCGAAGCGGTCCGTCGTCCCGAACTGCGGACCACCCTGACGCGCACCATCTCCGGCAACCTGGAGCGGGACATCGAGTTTCATCTGGGCTCGGGACTGCCCGGCGACCGCAGCACCGTGCTGATGCTCTACCTCGCGATGAATGCGCTCATCGTCGAGCACCTGACGCTGCCCGGGGTGCTCGAGGGCGTCGACACCGAGCGCCTCATCGCCGATCTCGTGACGCGCGCCGTCGCTACGCCGGACGCCTGA
- a CDS encoding dihydrofolate reductase family protein, with protein sequence MRKLVYYVATTIDGFIAGADGADPSGTIFELEGDHMPAMIAEYPETVPTHVRAAMGIDAPNRHFDTVLMGRASYQPGLDLGVTSPYAHLRQYVFSTTITESPDPDVEIVSGDPIEKVRELKKEDGKDIWLCGGGKLAAAVQPEVDELRIKLNPVAIGSGIPLFDGEFDPQRFRLTSTRAFESGMIFLTYVRR encoded by the coding sequence ATGCGAAAACTCGTCTACTACGTCGCCACCACCATCGACGGATTCATCGCCGGCGCGGACGGCGCGGACCCCAGCGGCACCATCTTCGAACTCGAGGGTGATCACATGCCCGCGATGATCGCCGAGTACCCCGAGACGGTCCCCACCCACGTTCGGGCAGCGATGGGAATCGATGCCCCCAACCGGCATTTCGACACCGTGCTCATGGGCCGCGCCAGCTACCAGCCCGGCCTCGACCTCGGCGTGACCAGCCCGTACGCGCATCTGCGGCAATACGTGTTCTCGACGACGATCACCGAGTCGCCCGACCCGGACGTCGAGATCGTCTCGGGCGATCCGATCGAGAAGGTGCGCGAACTCAAGAAGGAGGACGGCAAGGACATCTGGCTGTGCGGCGGCGGGAAGCTGGCCGCCGCGGTGCAACCCGAAGTCGACGAACTCCGGATCAAGCTCAACCCCGTCGCGATCGGCTCGGGCATTCCGCTGTTCGACGGCGAATTCGACCCCCAGCGGTTCCGGCTGACCTCGACGCGCGCGTTCGAGAGCGGGATGATCTTCCTGACGTACGTCCGCCGATAA
- a CDS encoding TetR/AcrR family transcriptional regulator encodes MRERRYSSTSPEHLAAALFDVAAESGLEGASVREVAKRAGVSIGAVQHHFSTKDEMFAFALRTLVDKLLTRLSEIDRDGDPAQDLFAAMSQLLPLDESRSREAHVRAAFAVRAATSPSLAEIRRTTLFTIRTGLSAVLIGIGTPEAETRAALLLATVDGLALEAIGSPDLYPSEYLEHALEVQIGMILQGADVAPTSAIELAS; translated from the coding sequence ATGCGCGAACGCCGGTACTCGTCCACCAGCCCCGAACACCTGGCTGCGGCCCTGTTCGACGTCGCGGCCGAGTCGGGCCTCGAGGGCGCCAGCGTGCGCGAGGTCGCCAAGAGGGCGGGTGTGTCCATCGGCGCCGTGCAGCACCACTTCTCCACGAAGGACGAGATGTTCGCGTTCGCGCTGCGCACCCTCGTCGACAAACTGCTCACCCGCCTGTCGGAGATCGACCGCGACGGCGACCCCGCCCAGGACCTGTTCGCCGCGATGTCGCAGTTGCTCCCCCTCGACGAGTCACGGTCGCGGGAGGCGCACGTCAGGGCGGCATTCGCCGTCCGGGCGGCCACCTCCCCGTCGCTCGCCGAGATCCGCCGCACGACCCTGTTCACCATCCGCACCGGACTGTCCGCAGTGCTCATCGGGATCGGCACCCCGGAAGCGGAAACCCGTGCGGCGCTTCTCCTCGCCACCGTCGACGGCCTCGCCCTCGAGGCGATCGGCAGTCCGGATCTGTACCCGTCCGAGTACCTCGAGCACGCCCTCGAAGTCCAGATCGGCATGATTCTGCAGGGCGCCGACGTCGCGCCGACGTCGGCGATCGAACTGGCCAGCTGA